One window of the Perca flavescens isolate YP-PL-M2 chromosome 5, PFLA_1.0, whole genome shotgun sequence genome contains the following:
- the LOC114555094 gene encoding G2/M phase-specific E3 ubiquitin-protein ligase, with product MKTLGVLDAIRMHPDAFRPLFCHEPSPLTADVLEQLFEIRLSAVGRNKRRAEECVVAFWRDYLLDVEEQEGPLQLGGILACDGSK from the exons ATGAAGACCCTTGGTGTTCTTGATGCAATAAGAATGCACCCAGATGCTTTCAGACCGCTGTTTTGTCACGAGCCATCCCCACTCACAGCTGATGTACTAGAACAGCTCTTTGAAATTCGACTGTCAGCAGTGGGCAGAAACAAAAGAAGGGCAGAGGAATGTGTGGTTGCATTTTGGAGGGACTACCTGCTGGATGTTGAGG aGCAAGAGGGACCCTTGCAACTTGGGGGTATCCTGGCCTGCGACGGGAGCAAATGA